The Pyrenophora tritici-repentis strain M4 chromosome 9, whole genome shotgun sequence sequence gcctATTATAAAGCtagcttcatcaaagttgtatATATCCTTATCACAGATACTAAGCTTAGCCTTTGTCTTCTCTATAAGCTCAAACCAGCTTCTAATAAGGGCTGGATTCTCAcagagagctctctgcctatcgtacgctcggttgaaacacgtccgaagactaTCTGTCCGCTTGACAAAGTTGGCTGGCCACTTCTGCCCAACctggccagcgccgcgcgcagccagcagcttatcagccatatcgcgtgcagctgcgtaggtaggcgcaaaccCGCGCTgatctagctgaagtatatagctaacaatcacctcctcttctctctgggtaagcttccttgagttaggctggcaatcgcgtcgCGCGCGCTTTCCAGCGCGCCGGTCAATTAGGGTTGATTTTGGGATATCGAAGACTGTAGCAGCGCGTCGCGTACTCTGAATTTGGGCAGAATCTATAGATAAGAgagcaagctgaatatctgcttcatttgaaGGCACAAGAGGAGCGCGGCGTGGAGGCATTATGTGTTGAGATAGAGTAGGTGAttaaagttggtggggtgacCGACTCGTTTGTctgaccgactcgcttgccaaccacgTTAATAGTTTTTACGCTATAAATAGTTAGAGTATATTTATTATACTAAAAACTAGTTAGCGAGCATTACACTAGTAACGCTAAGAGCGTTACTTCTACTAGGCTAGCGCTAATCCCTAATATTAATGCCTATAGCTTAGTCCTTTGCTTAGCTACTCTATATTTTCTACTTTACTATTATAATAACCCTTACTTTTACCTTTACTCCGCACTATTACTCCTTTGCATTCCCGCACAGTATACTCTCTGCTATTCTCGCCTTTATTCGCCTTCGCTCTCTCTACTTGTCTTCGTCGTTACCGCTCTAGTCATAGTAAGTTTAAGTAGCTACGTAGTAGTAAGTAAGTAAGTAAGATACTAATAAAAATACAGCCTAGGACTACTCGCGGCAAGGCTACTTAATAAGCTAATACTAAATATGCTTATAACTCTAAGATTACTACCTCTATTAGCTCGCGTTTAGCTAGCGCTCTCTATTCTACTACTAGTAATAGCTCTAGGCCTAAGTCTTATTGCCGCACTACCTCTTTAATTAACAATAATATAAGCCCGTTTACCTACTTATTTATCAAGAAGTAATATAACTTTTAAGCTAGCGCGTTTTATAAGTTCGCATATAAGCGTTATGTTAAGCGGTAGGCTTTAACAAATAGTAATAGGCTTTATTATAATTACGCTAATAGTAAGAGTAGTTACTATAAGGCCTATAGGAGCTATATATATACTCTAGTGTAAGTTTTACGCTTAGTCCTTAATCTTAATTAGATTAGGTAATGCTATTACTAGCGATAAGCTAATCGCTAGTAACGTTTACACTACTATAAAGTAAGGCATACGTGAGTAGCGCAAGAACGCCCCATTTATAGGTAATGCTCTAGTTAATTAATAGCTTACGTACAGCTAATAGGGTTGTCTTGTATATGATTAAGAAGTACTATAATGTCTTTTCTAAAATAATCTAGAAGCTTAATAATTATATTAAGTCTAAGCGTCTATCTACTTGCGCTTCTAAGAAGACTCTCGTGTCTAACAATAATAAAAATTAATCTGTATCTAAAGAGGAGAATGTCGTTTTTAATATTAATAAATACTATGCCTACTTTTCTTAAAAGGAGGAGGACTATATTAATCTCTTTAGCGAGGCTATCTATACTACGCCTAATTATAAGGCGAGCATCTCTCGCTAGGATAAGTATAATCCTTTTCTTAATTATAAGACTTCTACTAGTCCTTTAACTACTTAAAAGCCTAAGCGTCTTATTATTCCTAATTGCGCTGCTGTTCGTTACAAGTTTATTTAAGACTCCACTAATCGCATTAGTAAGATAGCTATTGAGTTTGCTAAGAAGCTTAAGCGTAATAAAGTTTAGATTCTTTTCTTTTCTATTAATCTCTTGCTCCTTCTTAGGTAAACCTCGCTAATAACGCATTCTAGCTAATTAAGGCCTTTAGCCTTAACGTGGTTCCCAAGCGAGCGCCCCACCCAAGCGAGCGCCCCACAAAACACCAGCGCAGCGCACGCGCAACAATAATACACAATGTCACAATAACACTAAGCTTTTAGGCTTTATACTGAAGGTGACGTACAGCTTGCTATCTCTAATATCTAAAGAGATTAAGTAAAAAGCCTACGACACGCTAAGGCAATCTATAACGTTTCTTAAAGGACGATACAGCGGCGCTGCGATAGAAAGCGCCCTCAACGCGATTGCGAACTAAATTTAAAACGCCTTACTAAGCTAGAAGAGGAGGCGATTACACAGCGTGTACTTAAAGAGAGTCTACGTAGAATACCGCCCTCGAAGGCATACGTATAAGATATAGCGGATAGACTGCTAAGAGAGCGTGGTAGGAAGCCTACAGGCAAGAACTAGGTCGACAACTTTATTAAGCGTACACTAGAGCTGCGAACGCGATAGAGCTGTCCGTATAATTGCTAATAAGCTGCCTGCGAGGACCTAGCGATTATCTAGCTATAGTTTAGCCTAGTTTAATCAATAAAGGCGAAGTACAGTATTGTAGATAAGGACACCTAGAATTTTAATAAGTCTAGCTTTATAATAGGAAAGATATTCTCTTAGCTTATAGTCATAGGTTTAGAGAAACCTAGGAAACAGAAGAAACTATAGCCTAGTAATCGCGAGTAGGTTACTCTAGTACAAGGCGTCGCTGCGACAAGGCGTATTATCCCACCCTTTCTTATCTTTGCGGGCAAGGTCCTTATTACTACCCAGTTCGCCAGTCTACCTCGCGATTGGATTATTACTGTTTCTCCTAGTAGCTAGATCAATAACGACGTCGCGCTAGCGTAGCTTAAGCACTTCGACACCTATATAAAGGCGTCCTCTGCTAGGGTATATAGGCTGCTTATTATTAACAGCTATAAAAGCCACTACTTAATTGAATTCTAGGACTACTATAAGAACAACAAGATTATTACTCTTTGTATGCTACCTTACTCGTCGCACCTCCTACAGCCTCTTAACGTAGTCCCCTACTCGCTGTTAAAGCGCCACTACAGCGACGGGATCTCGCTCTTAGCACGCAGCCGCATCTACTATATTAACAAAGAAATCTTACTACTAGCGTTGAAAGCGGCTTTTAAGAAGATGTTTATAGTAGAGAATATCTGCGCAAGGTTTTGAGGCGCTAGATTAGTCCTATACAACCCTAACGTTGTGTTATCGAAGCTTAATATATAGCTGCGTACGCTAACGCTACCTACACTAGGCACTATTACCTAGGAAGCACAAACACCGCACAACGCCTGCGAGATAGATGCGTAATCTACGCTAATTCAAAATCGTATACAAAACTATCGCGGGTCTCTAGCAAGTTTATTAGATAAGCAGGTTAAGTAGCTAAGTAAAGGCGCTTAGCAGATAGCTTATAGTATAGTGTTAATATAGGAGCAAATAGGCCGCTTGCGAGGCGCTGTTAACACGCTTATAAAGCGTAAGACCCGTAAAAGGCGGTATATACGCGTAGAGGAGACTCTAATAGTTAGTAAGGTATCTAATCTAATTGCTGAAAAGGAGGGTAGTAGTCGTGAGGAGGGCGAGATGCCTGCGAAGAGGGTGTGCGCAGAGAGGCGCTGCGGCCGTTGCAGCGAGATTAGGCATAACTCCCGCACCTGTAAGGTAGAAATATTAGATGTAGATAATAGCGACGCTTCTAAGTAATATTATCCTCTTGCGTATAGTATAGTAATTTGTTGTAGCATTATGCTACGTCGCTATGCGTGCGCTGCGCTGGTGTTTCGTGCGGCGCTCGCTTGGGCGGGGCGCTCGCTTGGGTGAGGCGCTCGCTTGGGAACCACCTTAAGCCTTATATAGTAGTTTCTTTAATTAGACTAATATCCTTAAATAACGCTTTATCAATTAGTAATCTACTATTTTGTATCTTAAAGATTGAGTTACGCCTTAAACTTCTCAAACTGTTATTAGGTTAACGACTTTGTAAGACTATTAGCTAGTATTAAGCTAGTCTCTAGGTATTCTACCTAGAACGATCCCTTTGCATGCTCCTGCCTAAGCTACATATTCTAAATATCTACGTATTGTAGTTCAAATGTAATATACTTATTCTTCTTAATAACTAGCTAAATCGTTTATTAATTATTGCACTAGATCTTCTAAACGTCCCTAAGATTAAGGGTTAGTTCCTTAAAAAAGCGCTTAAGTGCTATAGCTTCCTTAGCTGTATACTTAAGAGTAAGGAGCTTAGCTTTAGTAGTCGAGGTAGTTACTATGCTCTAGCGCGTTGCTTTCTAGAAGATCGCGCCGCTAAAGAGCATCGTAATGTAGCTGTGCGATAAGCGACGCGTTTCTAGATTATCCGTAAAAGACGCGTCGCCACAGATAACTAGGTCTAGTCTATTATAGTGCCTATACTAGATAGCATCCTATCAAGTCCTGTATAGATATATAATTACTTGTTCTACCGCCTTTATATACTAATTACTTAGATTAGTTAGGAAATAGGATAGCATAGAGACAGCAAAGGCTACGTTAGGTCTAAGCATAATAGCTGTGTATAGGACTAATCTAACTTTTTCCTAGTATACCTTAATCTGCTACTTAGTTACCTCTCTATTAGACTTAATAAGTTCTTTTAACAGTAGCGGAGTAAAAGGGAATATTCTATTCTCTAAGCTAAACTTCTTAGTAATCTTATTAATGTATATGTTATAGACTAGGGTGATCGTCTAAGAGTCTTAGTCCTAAATAACCTTAACCCTAAGGAACTACTTAACTAGTCCTTATGCCTTTATCTCGTACTTCGAACTAATCACTTTCTATAATTCTATAGCTTGTTCCTTAAACTCTTTGTAAAATATAAGCAGGATGTTGTATAACGTGTTTCCCATGCGAGTCGGCAACCCAAGCGAGTTGGCAGCTCTACCCCACTAACACGCCTTCCTAGCAACAACGCGTAATgtctcaacaacgcaacgTCTAAATGTCCTACAACGAAGGAGATATACACCTTACTATCTCTAATATTAATTTAAAGCAAATTTAAAGCTCAAAACGCGCTGCTAAGATCTATAACGTCCCCTAAATAACGATCTAAGACTGACGCGCTAGACGACGCGCCTAACGCGACTATGAACTAAACTTAAAGCGCCTTATAAAGCTAAAAGAGGAGGTAATTCTATAGAGCGTACTTAGAGCAAGTCTACGTAGCGTACCGCTAACGAAGGATCTTATACGAGATATAGCTAATAGACTGCTTAGAGAGCAAAGTAGGAAGCCTATTAGCAAGCACTAGGTTAATAACTTTATTAAGCGCACACATAAGCTTAAGAAGCGCTAGAGCCGTCCGTATAATCGCTAGCGAGCTACCTACGAAGACCTAGCGCTTATACTACCCTAGTTCGAGCTTATTTAATTAGTAAAGGCGAAGTACGGTATCCTTAATAAGGATACCTAGAGCTTTAATAAATTAGGCTTCTTAATAGGCAAGATTACGTCTTAGCTTATAGTTACAGGCTTAGAGAAGCCTAGGAAAGCAAAGAAACTATAGCCTAGCGATCGCGAATATACTACCCTAGTACAAGCTGTCAGCGCGATAGGGAAGCGTATCCTACCCTTTATTATCTTTGCTAGTAAGGTCCTAATCTCTACCTAGCTTAATCTAGGTATACTACGCGACTAGGTTATTTAAGTTAGTCTAAATAGATAGAAAAGCAGCAATCTAGCGCTTAACTAGCTTAAACACTTTAATACGCATACGAAGTCTATAGGAGCGTATAGGCTGCTTATTATTAATAGCTATACGAGCTATTGCTCGCTTACTCTCTAGAACTACTATAAGGAGAATAAGATTATCGCTCTCTACATGCTATCTCACTTATCGCACTTACTATAGCCCCTTAACGTCGCCTACTTCGCGCCGCTAAAGCGCTCTTATAGGGACAGCATCTCGGCCTTAGCGCGCAACCACATCTACTACATTAGTAAGGAAACCTTCCTACTAGCCTTTAAAGCTACCTACGAGTAGATATTTACTAAAGAGGACGCTCGCGTAGGGTTTAGAGGCGCTAGATTAGCTCTATTTAACCTAGATGCAGTGTTATTAAAGCTTAATATAAGGTTGCGCACGCTAACTCTACCACAGCGCGACGACGTCGCGTAGGAGTCGAAGACGCCGCGCAACGCTAAAGAGCTAGAAGCTTAGACTACGCTTATTTAATAGAGAATGTAAAGACGCCTAGATTCCTCTGCAAATTCTATTAATAAGCAGGTACGGCAGCTAAGTAAAGGCGCGTAGTAGATAGCGCATAATATAGTGTTGCTGCAGGAGGAATAGGCGCGTATACGATGCGCAATCAAAGAGCTTATAAAGCGTAAGAGCTGTAAAAGGCAGTATATATAGGTAGACGAGACCTTAATAATTAGCGAGGTATTAGACTTAATTACTAAGAGGGAGGGTAGTAGTTGTAAGGACGGCAAAACGCCAGCAAAGAGGGTACGCGCTAAGAGGCACTACGGCCGTTGCGGCGAGGTTAGGCACAATTCCTACACCTGTAAGGTAGAAATAGAGGATGCAGATAATAGCGAAGAATCTAAGGTATAATTTACTATTGCGTACAGCATAACATATTATTGTAGTGTTGCGCGGCGTCGTCGCGCAGGCGTGTCGGTAGGGTAGAGCTGCCGACTCGCTCGGGTTACCGACTCGCATGGGAAACACGTTATAAGGATAATTATAATTGTCGCGGAAatggacttgatgttggacgTCAGATGATCACATGATTAGATCGGGTCTTTGAGACTCCAGATCCGTGCCAAGGGACTAGTCCATTAAGTATAAATACCGGACTAGCCGTCTGATCTTTCTGATCCTTAGAGCAATCAATAATCCTACTCTTAAACAAATCCAATTAGTGTTATCCTAACTATTATAATTATCTATATCTTAGAGATCTGCGATTAATGCGGGTATACCTCTAGGTGTAGCTCTACCTCCTAGTTAATTGTCTAGATCCTTACTTCTACCTCGTCTACGCCTAATAGGTATATAGCGATagtgttggttggctttgcactaagtgcgtaaagggaaataacgataactaggaatgcattctgttcggtggttctaattgatatctacgaacataggtgctacgaaggtatacctaagctcttgcgcaaggtgggccgaagtcgggccgaagtgtccagcagccgacgtctctaccgatactcacgatccgacagaTAGACTATATTAGGCTCTAGCTAATCTTTCTAAAGTCTCCTACTAGTCCTTTATATAGGCGCACTTAATTTAACATCTAGATCCCCTATTAGCGCAGTCGCCCTTAAGAAAGATTCTACTAATACGCGTAGTCGTCTACAACGTCTCGTGCCTTAAGTAACTAATTATTCTGAAGTAGTTATTCCCTCTTAATTATCTACGTTCGTAGACACTAGTTGCGTAGGAGATTTATTAAGTTACGTTAGGCGCTCTAGCCCTTCGCTACGTAATTGAGTAATAACTAAATTACCTATATCTAGATCTCTAATTCTATTAGGTTAATGTATTCCTTATTAAACACTAGATAGGAAACGCTAATTAGTGTCTATTCTAGAGCTATATAGCTTAGGTATCTACTTTAAAGTTATAAGTATATCCTAGATTCTAACCTATATTAAATTCTTAAATAATTACTAGCTAGTAAATTACGTTGCTTAGTTTTTACTTACCCTTATTCTTAATTATCTAGCTAGCTAGCCTCTAGTTTAGGTCCTTTAGGTAGCTTACCCCTAAGATTACTCTTAGCAGTTAGATCTATCGTCTAGATTACCTAATCTCTAAGAAATAGGATATTAATATCTACTCTTAGATTATATAATCCTCTAATTTTAAGTATATCTATAAGTTTAATTACTTATTCCTTTAGTATCTTATCCTTATTCTTCCCTATATAGAAACGAGTCTCGTTAAAGAATATATTGCGAGAAGTAATTACTTAATTAGTAATAAGAATCTATATctacgctggcaaatgggttgggtatacccagtcttgggttggggttgggttggggtcgcacagaccatgggttagggttgggttggggtcgcacagaccatgggttagggctgggctggggtcgcacagaccaagtggtagggttggggttgggttatattTTTTGGGTACTTTAACGGAACAACACTTAATTAAGATAATGTGTACACGTTGATGATATAGTAGATACATAAAACGAGATATATTAACACAGCTAATTATCACGGTAGCGCTGaggacgctggcgctttcgaggtggcaattgacgctcctcctggacctcttcctccgactcttcttctgtagTCTGGTTCTCCTCATCTATATCGAAGGTATGCTCTAACGAGGCTGGAAGCTCAAAAAGATCATTAACCTCGTCAATTGGCTCTCCATCCTCCCCTAATTGAGCAACTAGGTAGTCTAGACCCtgttcttcctcttgagATATTGTATCCTTAAGAACCATTATCTGCTGTATTGTCCGGGCAGATAGTCGGTGCCTCCGACTACCAATAACATCCTTAGCAACATTGAAAACTCTTTCAACCCCAACCTGAGCAATTGGTATtgctagtatatccttcgCCACTTGGGATAGTCGTGGGTAGGTAGGCTCGTTCGTCTTCCACCACTCTAGAATATCGAAAGAGTCATCTGTCATTACACAGGCAGTACTAAGGTAGGACTCTCCTTCTTGGCGGGTTGGGCCAGTTGTCTTGTCTGATTCTACTAGTGAAGAGTTCTGGGAAGAAAAGCTGTTTAACGCTGATGTAGGGGGAGGAGCTGGCTTTCTGAACCACTCATTCCCAAGTGACCTCCTTTTGACTATGCTAGAGCCTGGGGTTGAACCTCTCCCGTCCGTATTATCATAACGATCAAGGTAAGCAAGAAATTGGCCTCGGTAGAGATGCTTGTACTGTGGCTCCCATGAATCGTCCTATAAGCGTAATTAGAGCGTGACTGTGATAAATAGCTGTGATAATCATACTTCATATGCTGTAAGCTTCTGCGTTGGATCAAGGATAGTGGCACAATTAAACAAGAACCCACGTTCTGCGTCTGTCTTCGAATAGTACTTGCTCAGTTTTAGACGACCCCTGTCAGCTGCAGCTCGTACTACGTCTAGCCATTCCCTATCATCTTGATTttcttcatcctcatctAGGTCCTCTGACATTTTGTCCAAGAAATCAAACAGTCGATTGTACATTAACCAAATATACTGAATCTGGGGCTTCTCGTTCTGGCTGAGGAAGCTAGTTGCTGTTTTAAACCGTTTAAGCATCTCAGTAACGAGTTCGAGATGATGCCACTCAGTCGAAGATAAGCGGAGGCGTTTAAGATCCCGGAAATCAATCTCagccatttgattgttgtCTAGAGAGCTATCCAGGTGACTACCTGGCCTTAGCAAGATTTCTTGTTTAAGCCATTCATCAATATATTTTTGGATTTTGAGCGCGCGCTCTAACATGTCGTATGTTGAGTTCCATCGGGTTTTCACGTCGCGGATAACAGATAATCGCCCCTTTGGCGGTAGATGTTGTTGTACCGCAATAAACCGCTCAAAGCGTTGAGGTGATACGTCAATAGCGATACAAATCGCCCTTATCTAGTCTATTATTAGTATGTGATAAATGAATGTGTTAAAAGCGAAATACCTTGCGAAGGGAATTTGGGACTGAAATATGCGTCTCAATGTCCTGTATATGACGTCTCTGTAGGGTATCCCTTGCTCCTAACTCTGTAGTTGCTGCTAGCCGAAGGTGTTGGATAATATCCTGGACAACGAGGTTGATAATATGGGCAAGGCAAGGGATAGTGTTTTCTCTGGCACTCCACTGAATGTCGACTTCTTGGAGTTTAGACTGGAGAGTGCGAGCAAGTACGCTATTGTTACTAGCGTTATCACAAGTAATAGCTAGAAGCTGGGTTTTGGTCTTTGTATCCAGAAGAATATGCAGTACCTCGTCTGCCATAGAAGTACCGGTGTGCCTGCCGCGCATAGGGAGAAAGTCAAGTAGCTTTTCCTGAAGTTTCCAGTCTTTGTTAATGTAGTAACCCTTTACCGCAAGAAAGCAGAGGTGATTAGCTGCAGACCAGGCATCTAAGGCGATTGAGATCTTTGTTGATTTTCCAAGATCTCGAAGGATAGACCTTTTTGCTTCCTCATGTTGACTCTTGAATATCGTCTTGAATTTACAACGACTAATTATCACAGTATCTGGTCGAAGGAACCGAAGAAATCGATGGAAAGATGGTCGTTCAACTGTTCGGAATGACCAGTTGCTGTCGATTACTACCCGTACAAGCTCCTTTTCAAAGGTAGTAGTAGTGTAAGCTGGTATTGATGAAGTACTGTTTCTTTGTTGACGTTGGGATAGAGTAGAGGCCGATAAGTCTGCCTCATTATGAATAGGAGTAAGGACATTTCGACAGCTTTTTGTTTTAAGATGAGTAATAAGGTGCTTTGTCCCAATACCACCTAGATTTGGATGCTGGAGTGCAAGACTACAGTTGTAGCAGAACACGTAGGGGTGGCCAGTTCGAAGCTCAGCAGCTTCTCCAAATCGTAACCATACTGTGCCATAGCGAGTAGGAGAGTTCCATCGTGGGTTATCATTTTTAGGGTTTATACCCCAGCTAGTATTACTCCAC is a genomic window containing:
- a CDS encoding Dimer-Tnp-hAT domain containing protein; its protein translation is MRQTYRPLLYPNVNKETELVRVVIDSNWSFRTVERPSFHRFLRFLRPDTVIISRCKFKTIFKSQHEEAKRSILRDLGKSTKISIALDAWSAANHLCFLAVKGYYINKDWKLQEKLLDFLPMRGRHTGTSMADEVLHILLDTKTKTQLLAITCDNASNNSVLARTLQSKLQEVDIQWSARENTIPCLAHIINLVVQDIIQHLRLAATTELGARDTLQRRHIQDIETHISVPNSLRKIRAICIAIDVSPQRFERFIAVQQHLPPKGRLSVIRDVKTRWNSTYDMLERALKIQKYIDEWLKQEILLRPGSHLDSSLDNNQMAEIDFRDLKRLRLSSTEWHHLELVTEMLKRFKTATSFLSQNEKPQIQYIWLMYNRLFDFLDKMSEDLDEDEENQDDREWLDVVRAAADRGRLKLSKYYSKTDAERGFLFNCATILDPTQKLTAYEDDSWEPQYKHLYRGQFLAYLDRYDNTDGRGSTPGSSIVKRRSLGNEWFRKPAPPPTSALNSFSSQNSSLVESDKTTGPTRQEGESYLSTACVMTDDSFDILEWWKTNEPTYPRLSQVAKDILAIPIAQVGVERVFNVAKDVIGSRRHRLSARTIQQIMVLKDTISQEEEQGLDYLVAQLGEDGEPIDEVNDLFELPASLEHTFDIDEENQTTEEESEEEVQEERQLPPRKRQRPQRYRDN